The proteins below come from a single Afipia sp. P52-10 genomic window:
- the ybaL gene encoding YbaL family putative K(+) efflux transporter, which translates to MAHNTPLISTIVVGLVLAFALGAVAQRFRVSPLVGYLLAGVVMGPFTPGYVADQHLANELAEIGVILLMFGVGLHFSLKDLLSVRAIAVPGAIVQMMVATLLGMGLAALLGWPIGGGLVFGLALSVASTVVLLRALQERRLVDTERGRIAVGWLIVEDLAMVLALVLLPALAGLLKGEAAYAGLSGIAWPLALTLGKVGGFVFFMLVIGRRVVPSLLHYVAHTGSRELFRLAVLAIALGIAFGSAILFDVSFALGAFFAGMILSESELSHRAAQETLPLRDAFAVLFFVSVGMLVDPMIALREPWPLLATVFIIVIGKSAAAFLIVRMFGHPVSTAWTISASLAQIGEFSFILAGLGVSLALLPAQGRDLILAGAIISILLNPLVFALVDRLLEKEEPAAAIDGKPIEKAREPLPVTSLSDHVVLVGYGRVGSVVGRALRAAERPFLVIEDSPHIVEALQKEGVEAMTGNANAPEMIEAANVKQAQAVLVAIPDAFEGGQVVAKARAARSDIAIIARAHSDEEVAHLKLHGADVVIMGEEEIAKAMIAQIGDASQVLPTNVIQSTPLSA; encoded by the coding sequence ATGGCCCACAACACGCCGCTGATCTCGACGATCGTGGTCGGCCTCGTGCTGGCGTTCGCGCTTGGAGCGGTGGCGCAGCGGTTCCGCGTCTCGCCGCTGGTGGGATATCTGCTGGCCGGCGTGGTGATGGGTCCGTTTACGCCCGGCTATGTCGCTGATCAGCATCTTGCCAACGAGCTCGCCGAAATCGGCGTCATCCTGCTGATGTTCGGCGTGGGCCTGCATTTTTCGTTGAAGGATCTGCTGTCGGTGCGGGCGATTGCCGTGCCCGGGGCCATCGTGCAGATGATGGTGGCCACCTTGCTGGGCATGGGGCTCGCCGCACTGCTCGGCTGGCCGATCGGAGGCGGCCTGGTGTTTGGGCTCGCACTGTCGGTGGCGTCAACCGTCGTGCTGCTGCGGGCGTTGCAGGAGCGGCGGCTGGTCGACACCGAACGCGGCCGCATCGCCGTCGGCTGGCTGATCGTCGAAGATCTGGCGATGGTGCTGGCGCTGGTTCTGCTGCCTGCGCTCGCGGGATTGCTCAAGGGGGAGGCCGCGTATGCGGGTCTATCCGGCATCGCCTGGCCGCTCGCGCTGACGCTCGGCAAGGTCGGCGGATTCGTCTTCTTCATGCTGGTGATTGGCCGTCGAGTGGTCCCATCGCTGCTGCATTATGTGGCGCACACCGGCTCGCGTGAGCTGTTTCGGCTGGCCGTGCTTGCCATTGCGCTCGGGATCGCCTTCGGCTCGGCCATCCTGTTCGATGTCTCGTTTGCGCTCGGCGCGTTCTTCGCCGGCATGATCCTCAGCGAATCCGAACTGAGCCATCGCGCGGCGCAGGAAACGCTGCCGCTGCGTGACGCCTTTGCGGTGCTGTTCTTCGTTTCGGTCGGCATGCTGGTCGACCCGATGATCGCGCTGCGCGAGCCGTGGCCGTTGCTGGCGACAGTCTTCATCATCGTGATCGGCAAGTCGGCGGCAGCTTTCCTGATCGTCCGCATGTTCGGTCATCCCGTGTCTACCGCTTGGACGATCTCTGCAAGCCTTGCACAGATCGGGGAGTTTTCCTTCATCCTGGCGGGGCTCGGAGTTTCGCTGGCCTTGCTGCCGGCGCAGGGGCGCGACCTGATCCTGGCCGGTGCGATCATTTCGATCCTGCTGAATCCGCTCGTGTTTGCGCTTGTCGACCGATTGCTCGAGAAGGAGGAGCCCGCGGCGGCAATCGATGGCAAGCCGATCGAAAAAGCACGCGAGCCGCTCCCCGTGACATCGCTGTCCGATCATGTCGTGTTGGTCGGCTATGGCCGTGTCGGCAGCGTCGTCGGGCGAGCGCTGCGGGCGGCCGAAAGGCCATTCCTGGTCATCGAGGACAGCCCGCATATCGTCGAGGCGCTTCAGAAAGAAGGTGTCGAGGCAATGACCGGCAATGCCAATGCGCCCGAGATGATCGAGGCGGCCAATGTCAAGCAGGCTCAGGCGGTGCTGGTGGCGATCCCGGACGCCTTCGAAGGAGGGCAGGTGGTTGCCAAGGCCCGCGCAGCACGGTCCGACATCGCGATCATCGCGCGCGCCCATTCGGACGAGGAGGTGGCACACCTCAAGCTGCATGGCGCCGACGTGGTGATCATGGGCGAGGAGGAGATCGCCAAGGCGATGATCGCGCAGATCGGTGACGCGAGCCAAGTTCTGCCGACGAACGTCATTCAATCGACGCCGCTATCGGCCTGA